Proteins from one Aureimonas sp. SA4125 genomic window:
- a CDS encoding ABC-type transport auxiliary lipoprotein family protein, with translation MHALSRTALIALLALGLGACASLGGATPPDTYEIAPPKVVKMPGSTRAQLLIPEPTAIKTLDSNQIVVKPTSYTVEYLGNSQWSDRLPRMVQLRFVQAFENTGRVGAVGVPGQGLAIDYQVVMEIRKFEIDAGDGNSAVVEIAVKALNDRNGTVRATRVFSASAPVTVAGNPGYIAALNVAFDRVTSDIVKWTLGLV, from the coding sequence ATGCACGCCCTTTCCCGCACGGCCCTGATTGCGCTCCTGGCGCTCGGACTCGGTGCTTGCGCATCGCTCGGCGGCGCGACGCCGCCCGACACCTACGAGATTGCGCCCCCGAAAGTCGTGAAGATGCCGGGCTCGACGCGGGCGCAACTGCTCATCCCCGAGCCGACCGCGATCAAGACCCTCGACAGCAACCAGATCGTCGTGAAGCCGACGAGCTATACGGTGGAATACCTCGGCAACAGCCAGTGGAGCGACCGCCTGCCGCGCATGGTCCAGCTGCGGTTTGTCCAGGCCTTCGAGAATACCGGCCGCGTCGGCGCCGTGGGCGTGCCGGGGCAGGGCCTCGCGATCGACTATCAGGTCGTGATGGAGATCCGGAAGTTCGAGATCGATGCGGGAGACGGAAATTCCGCGGTGGTCGAGATCGCCGTGAAGGCGCTGAACGACCGCAACGGCACGGTGCGCGCCACCCGCGTGTTCTCGGCGTCCGCGCCGGTGACGGTTGCCGGCAATCCCGGCTATATCGCCGCGTTGAACGTCGCCTTCGATCGCGTGACGTCCGACATCGTCAAGTGGACGCTCGGCCTGGTCTGA
- a CDS encoding histidine phosphatase family protein — protein sequence MVTAPISTLYLLRHAHAAVPLPGQGDRDRPLDARGARDAPRIGDMVAEEISGLSSILCSPAVRTRQTLDALRPHLAENVSIAFRDSLYEHGLDAYLAEVRKCEAARGVLVIGHNPTIEEFALQLVGDGDAKAMALLREGLPTMALAIISFDTGISQIAPGSGFLRRLLRPRDLAA from the coding sequence ATGGTCACTGCACCGATCAGCACCCTCTACCTCCTGCGGCACGCTCACGCCGCCGTTCCCCTGCCGGGGCAAGGCGACCGTGACCGTCCGCTGGACGCGCGCGGCGCCCGCGACGCACCGCGAATTGGCGACATGGTCGCGGAGGAGATTTCCGGACTGTCGTCCATTCTCTGTTCCCCGGCGGTTCGTACGCGGCAGACGCTCGACGCCCTGCGTCCCCACCTGGCCGAGAATGTCTCGATCGCCTTCCGCGACTCTCTCTATGAACACGGGCTGGATGCCTACCTCGCCGAGGTCAGGAAGTGCGAAGCGGCCCGCGGGGTCCTCGTCATCGGACACAATCCGACGATCGAGGAGTTCGCGCTGCAGCTTGTGGGCGATGGAGACGCGAAAGCCATGGCGCTCCTGCGCGAAGGACTGCCGACGATGGCGCTGGCGATCATCTCGTTCGACACTGGGATTTCGCAGATCGCGCCCGGTTCGGGCTTCCTTCGTCGGCTCCTTCGCCCGCGCGATCTTGCTGCCTGA
- a CDS encoding DUF922 domain-containing protein, whose amino-acid sequence MLRRLPILALALAAVLPAGAADIRQKTTYFTVRGETLEELDRDLGRKGPLMSATGSRHPGATEVKFGGKVTYKPKDGSCRVASTALTLNLVETLPKWSRPKAASTRTAIIWKTLSDDIARHEAQHSNIARTYVKKMESALRNLAPERDCDAMEARVNAVSARYLAWHQDAQTQFDVIEGREMNMRLRRLLKLNVAEATQNP is encoded by the coding sequence ATGCTGCGCCGTCTGCCGATCCTCGCGCTTGCCCTTGCCGCCGTGCTTCCGGCGGGCGCCGCCGATATCCGGCAAAAGACCACCTACTTTACCGTACGCGGCGAGACGCTCGAGGAACTCGACCGCGATCTCGGCCGCAAGGGCCCGCTGATGTCCGCAACCGGCTCCCGCCATCCTGGCGCGACCGAGGTCAAGTTCGGGGGCAAGGTGACCTACAAGCCGAAGGATGGGTCGTGCCGTGTCGCCTCGACGGCGCTGACGTTGAACCTCGTCGAAACCCTGCCGAAATGGAGCCGACCGAAGGCGGCCTCGACCCGCACCGCGATCATCTGGAAGACGCTGTCGGACGACATCGCGCGCCACGAAGCCCAGCATTCCAACATCGCGCGCACCTATGTGAAGAAGATGGAGTCGGCGCTGCGCAACCTTGCGCCCGAACGCGACTGCGACGCGATGGAAGCCCGTGTCAACGCCGTCAGCGCACGCTACCTCGCCTGGCATCAGGATGCGCAAACGCAGTTCGACGTCATCGAGGGACGCGAGATGAACATGCGGCTGCGCCGGCTTCTGAAGCTCAACGTCGCGGAAGCGACGCAGAATCCTTGA
- the folK gene encoding 2-amino-4-hydroxy-6-hydroxymethyldihydropteridine diphosphokinase has product MRARALLGIGGNIGDVEANMRAALAAIDGRDDTTVAAVSRLYRTPPWGVTDQPWFFNACAAVDTSLSPRELLELCLSTERALKRERLERWGPRTIDLDVLDYAGRAFEDEALTLPHPRIGARAFVLVPLADIAPDTMVDGQTVAARLIGLDRAGIEPASEDGAWWRAPAEVTATVPAPSA; this is encoded by the coding sequence GTGAGGGCGCGGGCGCTTCTCGGGATCGGCGGCAATATCGGCGACGTCGAGGCCAACATGCGCGCGGCTCTCGCGGCAATCGACGGGCGCGACGACACCACGGTCGCCGCCGTCTCCCGGCTCTATCGCACGCCGCCTTGGGGCGTGACCGACCAGCCCTGGTTCTTCAATGCCTGCGCGGCCGTCGACACGTCGCTGTCGCCGCGCGAGCTCCTGGAGCTCTGCCTGTCGACCGAACGCGCGTTGAAGCGCGAGCGGCTCGAACGCTGGGGTCCGAGAACGATCGACCTCGACGTTCTCGACTATGCCGGAAGGGCGTTCGAGGACGAGGCGCTGACGCTGCCGCATCCCCGGATCGGAGCGCGTGCCTTCGTCCTGGTGCCGCTCGCCGATATCGCACCGGACACGATGGTGGATGGCCAGACCGTCGCCGCTCGGCTGATCGGGCTCGACCGTGCCGGTATCGAGCCGGCAAGCGAGGACGGTGCCTGGTGGCGCGCGCCCGCGGAAGTGACCGCTACTGTTCCAGCGCCGTCTGCTTGA
- a CDS encoding YcjX family protein: MTSLTDEARIVLDNLSDRTSSLFHPTLRLGVAGLSRAGKTVFITSLVHNLLHGGRLPLFEAQSGGRIAKSFLEEQPDAAIPRFQYEDHIRTILEQRQWPQSTRAISELRLTIEYESASGWSRMFSAGRLSLDIVDYPGEWLLDLPLLDKDFATFSAEAIERARLPARAAMAGEYLALLADADLSAPADEMTASRLAAAFTRYLRDCRADTTALSTLPPGRFLMPGDLEGSPALTFAPLPAERGKTYPKGSLAALFARRYAAYKSVVVKPFFREHFARLDRQILLVDVMQAINAGPEAIRDLETALTDVLECFRPGKTSWLGSFMTRRIDRILIAATKADHLHRESHPRLEAIVRRLVDQAIARAKFSGAKTEVLALASIRATHEANATQNGDRLPLIVGTPMAGETIDGQTFDGASETAIFPGDLPADPARLFEAGGPWNNSSLDPLTFVRFKPPRLERTAEGFTLSLPHIRLDRAVQFLIGDKLA, from the coding sequence ATGACATCCCTCACCGACGAAGCCCGCATCGTTCTCGACAATCTGAGCGACCGCACCTCGTCCCTCTTCCACCCGACACTCCGCCTCGGGGTCGCGGGGCTGTCGCGCGCCGGCAAGACGGTGTTCATCACCTCTCTCGTGCACAACCTCCTGCACGGAGGACGCCTGCCCCTGTTCGAGGCGCAGTCCGGCGGCCGGATCGCGAAGAGTTTCCTCGAGGAGCAGCCGGACGCCGCGATCCCGCGTTTCCAGTACGAGGATCACATCCGCACCATTCTGGAGCAGCGACAGTGGCCGCAATCGACGCGGGCCATCTCCGAACTGCGGCTGACGATCGAGTACGAGTCGGCCTCCGGCTGGTCGCGCATGTTCTCTGCCGGCAGGCTGTCGCTCGACATCGTCGACTATCCCGGCGAATGGCTGCTCGACCTGCCCCTTCTGGACAAGGATTTCGCGACTTTCTCGGCCGAGGCGATCGAGCGGGCACGGTTGCCGGCGCGGGCGGCCATGGCGGGCGAATACCTGGCGCTCCTGGCGGACGCGGATCTTTCCGCGCCCGCGGACGAGATGACGGCATCGCGGCTCGCCGCCGCCTTCACCCGCTATCTCCGCGACTGCCGCGCCGACACCACCGCCCTGTCGACATTGCCGCCCGGCCGTTTCCTGATGCCCGGCGATCTCGAGGGCTCGCCCGCTCTCACCTTCGCGCCGCTGCCGGCGGAAAGGGGCAAGACCTACCCCAAGGGCTCGCTGGCCGCACTGTTCGCGCGGCGCTACGCCGCCTACAAGTCCGTCGTGGTCAAGCCCTTCTTCCGCGAGCATTTTGCCAGGCTCGACCGGCAGATCCTTCTCGTCGACGTGATGCAGGCGATCAATGCCGGCCCCGAGGCGATCCGGGACCTGGAGACGGCACTGACCGACGTTCTCGAGTGCTTCAGGCCGGGCAAGACGAGCTGGCTCGGCTCCTTCATGACGCGCCGGATCGATCGCATCCTGATCGCGGCGACCAAGGCCGACCATCTGCATCGCGAGAGCCACCCGAGGCTGGAGGCGATCGTCCGCCGCCTCGTCGACCAGGCCATCGCTCGGGCCAAGTTCTCCGGCGCCAAGACCGAGGTCCTGGCACTCGCCTCGATCCGCGCGACGCACGAGGCGAACGCGACCCAGAACGGCGACCGCCTTCCCTTGATCGTCGGCACGCCCATGGCCGGCGAGACGATCGACGGCCAGACTTTCGACGGTGCGAGCGAGACCGCCATCTTCCCCGGCGACCTTCCCGCCGATCCCGCCCGGCTCTTCGAGGCGGGCGGGCCGTGGAACAACAGTTCCCTCGACCCGCTGACCTTCGTGCGCTTCAAGCCGCCGCGGCTGGAGCGGACGGCCGAGGGCTTCACGCTGTCGCTGCCGCACATCCGGCTCGACCGTGCCGTCCAGTTTCTCATCGGGGATAAACTGGCATGA
- a CDS encoding ABC transporter ATP-binding protein — MHPSASDAIAPGEADATAPAGAPALVAAADADKHDVIIKVRDVTVSFGEKTVLDKLDLDVRRGEILGFVGGSGQGKSVLLRTVLGLNQKQAGSIEIFGTDYETANDDERLAVEQRWGVLFQHGALFSSLSVLENIQVPMREYLDLSPGLMNELARLKIDLVGLAPDAADKFPSELSGGMIKRAALARALALDPDIVFLDEPTSGLDPIGAADFDELIMTLRDTLGLTVYMVTHDLDSLYQACDRIAVLGNKKVLVEGTIETMLASDDPWVKSYFHGKRARTITPRAAPAAASTKEAK; from the coding sequence ATGCATCCATCAGCTTCTGACGCCATCGCCCCGGGTGAGGCCGACGCCACCGCGCCAGCGGGCGCGCCGGCGCTCGTCGCTGCCGCGGATGCCGACAAGCACGATGTGATCATCAAGGTGCGCGACGTCACGGTGTCCTTCGGCGAGAAGACCGTTCTCGACAAGCTCGACCTCGACGTGCGCCGCGGCGAGATCCTCGGCTTCGTCGGCGGATCGGGGCAGGGCAAGTCGGTGCTGCTGCGCACCGTCCTGGGGCTCAATCAAAAGCAGGCCGGCAGCATCGAGATTTTCGGCACCGACTACGAAACGGCGAACGACGACGAGCGGCTCGCGGTCGAGCAGCGCTGGGGCGTCCTCTTCCAGCATGGCGCGCTGTTTTCCTCGCTGTCGGTGCTGGAGAACATCCAGGTTCCGATGCGCGAGTATCTCGACCTGTCGCCGGGATTGATGAACGAGCTCGCGCGGCTGAAGATCGATCTCGTCGGCCTTGCGCCCGACGCCGCCGACAAGTTCCCTTCCGAGCTCTCCGGCGGCATGATCAAGCGCGCGGCGCTGGCAAGGGCGCTGGCCCTCGACCCGGACATCGTCTTCCTGGACGAGCCGACGTCCGGTCTCGATCCGATCGGCGCTGCCGATTTCGACGAACTGATCATGACCCTTCGCGATACGCTCGGGCTTACCGTCTACATGGTGACCCACGATCTCGACAGTCTGTACCAGGCCTGCGACCGGATCGCCGTCCTCGGCAACAAGAAGGTGCTCGTCGAAGGCACGATCGAGACGATGCTCGCCTCCGACGACCCCTGGGTAAAGTCCTATTTCCACGGTAAGCGCGCCCGCACGATTACACCGCGGGCAGCACCCGCCGCAGCCAGCACCAAAGAGGCGAAGTGA
- a CDS encoding TIGR01620 family protein, with product MSDRSDPPIRRPAAFRLDAKSPPSEPAPTAEAEAVRTPRAVSDLSLLTIEPDEAIEREAALVEIDLGERPTRRFSFFKLFLAALGALVSLAIGLAVDALIRDLFARGDWLGWVGLALAVLLVIGALGITARETIGMLRLAAVDRERKAALAAYERDSASEAKIVVAGLVSLLSGKAETAEGRRRLAALSEDVIDGRDMIAVAERELLGPLDVKARALVLAASKRVSVVTAVSPKAIVDVAFVLFQTVRLIRQMSELYGARPGTLGLIKLTRNVLGHLAVTGSISIGDSVVGQVVGHGLAARLSARLGEGVVNGLLTARIGLAAMDLCRPLPFLKAQRPRIADFVGDLASLDGVAKRARPVPPATT from the coding sequence ATGAGCGACCGGAGCGACCCGCCCATCCGCCGCCCCGCCGCCTTTCGGCTGGATGCGAAAAGCCCGCCGTCGGAGCCGGCACCGACCGCCGAGGCGGAGGCCGTCAGGACGCCGCGCGCGGTCTCCGATCTCAGCCTTCTGACGATCGAGCCGGACGAGGCGATCGAGCGCGAGGCCGCCTTGGTCGAGATCGATCTGGGCGAGAGGCCGACGCGTCGCTTTTCCTTTTTCAAGCTCTTTCTCGCCGCATTGGGCGCCCTGGTGTCGCTCGCCATCGGTCTCGCCGTCGATGCGCTGATCCGCGATCTCTTTGCCCGCGGCGACTGGCTCGGCTGGGTCGGCCTCGCGCTCGCGGTCCTCCTGGTCATCGGCGCCCTTGGCATCACGGCACGCGAAACCATCGGCATGCTGCGCCTTGCCGCCGTCGACCGCGAGCGGAAGGCAGCGCTTGCAGCCTATGAGCGGGACTCGGCGTCGGAGGCGAAGATCGTCGTCGCCGGGCTCGTCTCGCTTTTGTCCGGCAAGGCGGAGACCGCCGAGGGACGCCGGCGGCTCGCCGCGCTCTCCGAGGATGTGATCGACGGGCGCGACATGATCGCCGTCGCCGAACGCGAACTGCTCGGGCCGCTCGACGTCAAGGCGCGCGCGCTGGTCCTCGCCGCGTCCAAGCGTGTCTCGGTGGTCACGGCCGTCAGCCCGAAGGCGATCGTCGACGTCGCCTTCGTCCTTTTCCAGACCGTCCGGCTGATCCGCCAGATGTCGGAACTCTACGGGGCCCGTCCCGGCACGCTCGGCCTGATCAAGCTGACGCGCAACGTCCTCGGCCATCTTGCCGTCACAGGGTCGATCTCGATCGGCGACAGCGTCGTCGGGCAGGTTGTCGGCCATGGCCTCGCGGCCCGGCTGTCGGCGCGCCTCGGCGAAGGCGTCGTCAACGGGCTGCTGACGGCGCGGATCGGGCTTGCCGCCATGGACCTCTGCCGCCCCCTGCCCTTCCTGAAGGCGCAAAGGCCGCGCATCGCCGATTTCGTCGGCGATCTGGCCTCTCTCGACGGCGTGGCCAAACGTGCCCGCCCGGTCCCTCCGGCGACCACGTAA
- a CDS encoding MCE family protein has product METRANYVLVGIFSVVVLVLCFGFVWWSANVSSQDSQVPLLVRIEGSVTGLSVGSQVLFNGLKVGDVRSLRIDPNNPRVVIATTKVDSTTPITTSTRATIGFAGLTGQAFIELKGGDVKERNIISYAQEQGAVPVIKADPSDVTDILATAKDIAERADNILSQFEGMVADVGPAVETTAANISATSENVKVFTDSLAANSGQIDNFLKSVSRLAGTANTVAEALPAAIKSAQNVIEAVDPQSVRTTVDNVAAMSQTLRTQSENIGGIVESVKSATASVGAFGETLQRNTPSIDKLLTSLGPISDTAQSVATKLDSTLGSADKILAAVDPAQVSGTLTDISGAAKNISDVASLVGEQGEAIRETVANVTGISRNIKGVTDSLGTNREAIDRFIANLGPIGDNAAAASTKLSETVDRASQLITGIDQRRITETVDNVADIVAGIRAKTTVIQSVIDGVDRTIRTADTTLTGFDGTRQRVDAILEGVDPATVNRAMTNVSSATDNVAAAADSIAKIANDIGGRSADINEIITNAQQTSAKVNTASTRLDTVLASLDRLLNADSTEGLAAEASATLGAIRQTAASINARIGPIADNIQAFSGNGLSEIRTLVRDVTRSVNRIEGAVTDFQANPSRIIYGGDEVKQFNGRQRR; this is encoded by the coding sequence ATGGAAACCAGAGCGAACTATGTCCTCGTCGGCATATTCAGCGTCGTCGTCCTCGTGCTCTGCTTCGGCTTCGTGTGGTGGTCGGCCAATGTCTCCAGCCAGGACAGCCAGGTCCCGCTTCTGGTGCGGATCGAGGGCTCCGTCACCGGTCTCAGCGTCGGCAGCCAGGTGCTCTTCAACGGCCTGAAGGTCGGCGACGTGCGCAGTCTGAGGATCGATCCGAACAATCCGCGCGTCGTCATCGCCACCACGAAGGTTGACTCAACGACACCGATCACGACCTCGACGCGCGCCACGATCGGCTTTGCGGGCCTCACGGGCCAGGCCTTCATCGAGCTGAAGGGCGGCGACGTCAAGGAGCGCAACATCATCAGCTACGCCCAGGAGCAGGGCGCCGTGCCGGTGATCAAGGCCGATCCCTCCGATGTGACCGACATTCTCGCGACGGCCAAGGACATCGCCGAGCGTGCCGACAACATCCTCTCGCAGTTCGAAGGCATGGTCGCCGATGTCGGGCCGGCCGTCGAGACCACTGCCGCCAACATCTCGGCCACCTCGGAGAACGTCAAGGTCTTCACCGACAGCCTCGCCGCCAATTCCGGCCAGATCGATAATTTCCTGAAGAGCGTCAGCCGCCTCGCCGGGACCGCCAACACCGTGGCCGAGGCGCTGCCGGCGGCGATCAAATCGGCCCAGAATGTGATCGAGGCCGTGGACCCGCAGTCGGTGCGCACCACTGTCGACAATGTCGCCGCCATGTCGCAGACGCTGCGGACGCAGTCCGAGAACATCGGGGGAATCGTCGAGTCCGTGAAGTCGGCGACCGCCAGCGTCGGCGCCTTCGGCGAGACCCTGCAGCGCAATACGCCGAGCATCGACAAGCTTCTGACCAGTCTCGGGCCAATCTCCGACACTGCTCAGAGCGTCGCGACCAAGCTCGATTCGACGCTCGGCTCGGCCGACAAGATCCTCGCGGCGGTCGACCCGGCACAGGTATCGGGAACGCTCACCGACATTTCGGGTGCCGCCAAGAACATCTCTGACGTGGCGAGCCTCGTCGGCGAGCAGGGAGAGGCGATCCGTGAGACGGTCGCCAACGTCACCGGCATCAGCCGCAACATCAAGGGCGTGACCGACAGCCTCGGCACCAACAGGGAGGCGATCGACCGGTTCATCGCCAATCTCGGCCCGATCGGCGACAATGCCGCCGCCGCCAGCACGAAGCTGAGCGAGACAGTTGACAGAGCGAGCCAGCTGATTACCGGCATCGACCAGCGTCGCATCACCGAGACGGTCGACAATGTCGCCGACATCGTCGCCGGCATCAGGGCCAAGACCACGGTGATCCAGTCGGTGATCGACGGGGTCGACAGGACCATCCGCACCGCCGACACGACGCTGACCGGCTTCGACGGCACCCGCCAGCGCGTCGACGCGATCCTCGAAGGCGTTGACCCGGCCACCGTCAACCGGGCGATGACGAACGTCTCCTCGGCGACCGACAACGTGGCTGCTGCCGCCGACTCGATCGCCAAGATCGCCAACGACATCGGCGGCCGCAGCGCCGACATCAACGAGATCATCACCAACGCGCAGCAGACCAGCGCCAAGGTCAATACCGCCTCGACCCGTCTCGACACGGTGCTGGCCTCCCTCGACCGGCTGCTGAACGCGGACTCGACCGAAGGGCTGGCGGCGGAGGCGAGTGCGACGCTGGGCGCCATCCGCCAGACCGCGGCCAGCATCAACGCCCGGATCGGGCCGATCGCCGACAACATCCAGGCCTTCTCCGGCAACGGCCTGTCGGAAATCCGCACGCTGGTGCGCGATGTCACCCGATCCGTCAACCGGATCGAGGGCGCCGTCACCGACTTCCAGGCCAATCCGAGCCGGATCATTTATGGCGGCGACGAGGTCAAGCAGTTCAACGGCCGTCAGCGTCGATGA
- a CDS encoding Hpt domain-containing protein, protein MAGFARLASAALSVGRDVSGDCPSRSRPIDLVHLTRQTLGDRALEREILGLMQRQIIAFADRLHLATDAERGQIAHALKGAARNIGAFALAAAAETLEREPGSASAQAAMEAEMQRISLFIAALGN, encoded by the coding sequence ATGGCCGGATTCGCACGGCTTGCTTCCGCGGCCCTTTCCGTCGGAAGGGACGTCTCCGGCGACTGCCCTTCGCGCAGCCGTCCGATCGACCTCGTTCACCTGACGCGGCAGACCCTCGGTGACCGGGCGCTCGAACGCGAGATCCTCGGGCTGATGCAACGGCAGATCATCGCCTTTGCCGACCGGCTGCATCTCGCGACCGACGCGGAGCGGGGCCAGATCGCGCATGCGCTGAAAGGCGCGGCGCGCAACATCGGCGCCTTTGCATTGGCGGCTGCCGCCGAAACGCTCGAGAGAGAGCCCGGCAGCGCGTCGGCGCAGGCCGCGATGGAAGCGGAAATGCAGCGGATCTCCCTTTTCATAGCGGCCCTCGGCAACTGA
- the dksA gene encoding RNA polymerase-binding protein DksA, whose amino-acid sequence MSETLSFDAGLSEEGPFMNERQRDYFRKKLLAWKADILRESRETLETLANENANLADVADRASSETDRAIELRARDRQRKLISKIDSALERLDEGTYGYCEETGEPISLKRLDARPIATMSLEAQERHERREKVYRDE is encoded by the coding sequence ATGAGCGAAACTCTATCTTTCGATGCAGGTCTCTCCGAAGAGGGCCCGTTCATGAACGAGCGGCAGCGGGACTATTTCCGCAAGAAGCTGCTCGCCTGGAAGGCGGACATCCTTCGCGAGTCGCGCGAAACTCTGGAAACGCTCGCCAACGAAAACGCCAACCTGGCCGATGTCGCCGACCGCGCTTCGTCCGAAACCGACCGCGCGATCGAGCTTCGCGCGCGCGACCGGCAGCGCAAGCTGATCTCCAAGATCGATTCCGCGCTCGAGCGTCTCGACGAAGGCACCTACGGCTACTGCGAGGAAACCGGCGAGCCCATCAGCCTCAAGCGCCTTGATGCCCGCCCTATCGCCACCATGTCCCTGGAAGCCCAGGAACGTCACGAGCGCCGCGAGAAAGTCTACCGCGACGAATAG
- a CDS encoding lysozyme inhibitor LprI family protein: MNRLWTILPIVTVLGFPAVAADTTAADVATIRACLADAGSEPHGCIGKISDACQELPAGSTTMGVDECLGQEQAAWDVLLNENYLSATAAAKEQDASLVEQSIEPGAAKSLVKAQRAWITFRDAECDRRFELYKDGTIRTNIASSCLLMLTATRALDLQ; the protein is encoded by the coding sequence ATGAACCGACTGTGGACGATACTGCCGATTGTGACGGTCCTCGGCTTTCCAGCTGTGGCCGCGGACACGACCGCCGCGGACGTTGCGACCATCAGGGCGTGCCTTGCCGACGCCGGCTCGGAACCGCACGGCTGCATCGGAAAGATCTCGGACGCCTGCCAGGAGCTGCCGGCAGGATCGACCACCATGGGCGTGGACGAATGCCTCGGTCAGGAGCAGGCGGCGTGGGATGTTCTGCTGAATGAAAACTATCTCAGCGCCACGGCTGCCGCGAAAGAACAGGACGCGTCCCTCGTCGAGCAATCGATCGAGCCCGGCGCTGCAAAAAGCCTCGTCAAGGCGCAGCGCGCCTGGATCACCTTTCGCGATGCCGAATGCGATCGGCGCTTCGAGCTCTACAAGGACGGCACGATCCGCACGAACATCGCGTCCAGTTGCCTGCTGATGCTGACGGCGACCCGCGCGCTGGACCTGCAGTAG
- a CDS encoding 2Fe-2S iron-sulfur cluster-binding protein encodes MTQITFVTHDGARHVVEAANGTSAMENAIRNSVPGIDAECGGACACATCHVYVDEAWQTVVGQPEAMEEDMLDFAIDMRPNSRLSCQIRVRDELDGLILFVPARQS; translated from the coding sequence ATGACCCAGATCACCTTCGTCACCCATGATGGTGCCCGCCATGTCGTCGAAGCGGCGAACGGGACCTCGGCGATGGAGAACGCGATCCGCAATTCGGTACCCGGGATCGACGCGGAGTGTGGCGGCGCCTGCGCCTGCGCGACCTGCCATGTCTATGTCGACGAGGCCTGGCAGACTGTCGTCGGCCAGCCCGAGGCGATGGAGGAGGACATGCTCGATTTCGCGATCGACATGCGTCCGAACTCCCGCCTGTCCTGCCAGATCCGCGTGCGCGACGAACTCGACGGTCTGATCCTGTTTGTGCCCGCGCGTCAGTCCTGA
- the folP gene encoding dihydropteroate synthase, translating into MQPIAPRGGTWHVGHGRVLEMGARAAIMGVLNVTPDSFSDGGRYAGVEAAVSAALGMVAEGAEIIDIGGESTRPGATPVDPLEEQRRVLPVVEALAARSDCLISIDTYRAETARLAVAAGAHIVNDVWGAQKEPDIARVAASTGAGICLMHTGRERAKLADVINDQRLFLRESLRIAAEAGIAPGAIVLDPGFGFEKDGPENMILIARFHEIMDLGFPLLVGTSRKRFVRGIIGRNDPEPDVATAATSVLMRERGADIFRVHNVPVNRDALAIADAMRAAAQGATW; encoded by the coding sequence ATGCAGCCGATAGCACCGCGTGGCGGCACCTGGCACGTCGGCCACGGCCGCGTTCTGGAAATGGGGGCGCGCGCCGCGATCATGGGCGTTCTGAACGTCACGCCGGACAGCTTTTCCGATGGCGGCCGCTATGCCGGCGTCGAGGCGGCGGTCTCCGCGGCCCTTGGCATGGTGGCAGAGGGCGCCGAGATCATCGATATCGGTGGCGAATCGACCCGGCCGGGCGCCACTCCCGTCGATCCGCTCGAAGAGCAGCGGCGTGTCCTGCCTGTCGTCGAGGCGCTGGCGGCGCGATCCGACTGTCTGATCTCGATCGACACCTATCGCGCCGAGACGGCGCGTCTTGCCGTCGCCGCCGGCGCGCATATCGTCAACGACGTCTGGGGCGCCCAGAAGGAGCCGGACATCGCGCGCGTCGCGGCTTCCACGGGGGCCGGCATCTGCCTCATGCACACCGGCCGCGAACGCGCCAAGCTGGCGGACGTCATCAACGATCAACGGCTGTTTCTGAGGGAATCTCTGCGCATTGCGGCGGAGGCAGGGATCGCGCCCGGCGCCATCGTTCTCGATCCGGGCTTCGGCTTCGAGAAGGACGGGCCGGAGAACATGATCCTCATCGCGCGCTTCCACGAAATCATGGATCTCGGTTTTCCGCTGCTCGTCGGCACCTCGCGCAAGCGCTTCGTGCGCGGCATCATCGGCCGCAACGACCCGGAGCCGGACGTCGCGACCGCTGCGACGAGCGTCCTGATGCGCGAGCGCGGCGCCGACATTTTCCGGGTGCACAACGTGCCGGTCAACCGCGATGCGCTGGCCATTGCCGATGCCATGCGCGCCGCGGCGCAAGGAGCGACGTGGTGA